From a single Miscanthus floridulus cultivar M001 chromosome 8, ASM1932011v1, whole genome shotgun sequence genomic region:
- the LOC136476395 gene encoding protein RAE1-like: MASLTGLTANPNPNKSFEILPNPGDSVSSLSFSPKSNLLVATSWDNQVRCWEIVGGNSQPKASISHDQPVLCSAWKDDGTTVFSGGCDKQVKMWPLLSGGQPQTVAMHDAPVKEVAWIPQMNLLVSGSWDKTLRYWDTRQANPVHIQQLPERCYALTVNYPLMIVGTADRHLVVFNLQNPQTEFKRIQSPLKYQTRCLAAFPDQQGFLVGSIEGRVGVHHIDDAQQNKNFTFKCHREGNDIFSVNSLNFHPVHHTFATAGSDGAFNFWDKDSKQRLKAFSRCPLPIPCSTFNSDGSIFAYAVCYDWSRGAENHNPAAAKTSIYLHSPQETEVKGKPRLTTGRK; the protein is encoded by the exons ATGGCGAGTCTAACCGGCCTCACCGCGAATCCTAATCCGAACAAGTCATTCGAG ATACTGCCGAACCCGGGTGACTCCGTCTCCAGCCTCAGCTTTAGTCCCAAGAGTAATCTGCTTGTGGCAACCTCCTGGGATAACCAG GTGAGGTGTTGGGAGATTGTTGGTGGGAACAGTCAGCCAAAGGCATCCATATCACATGATCAGCCG GTCCTCTGCTCGGCTTGGAAGGATGATGGAACTACTGTCTTCTCTGGAGGCTGTGACAAGCAGGTCAAAATGTGGCCTCTGCTGTCAGGTGGGCAGCCTCAGACGGTTGCAATGCATGATGCGCCTGTCAAGGAGGTCGCCTGGATTCCTCAGATGAATCTTCTTGTCTCTGGAAGCTGGGATAAGACTTTAAG GTATTGGGATACAAGACAAGCAAATCCTGTGCATATTCAGCAACTTCCTGAGCGTTGCTATGCTCTTACTGTGAATTATCCCCTTATGATTGTGGGAACTGCTGATCGTCATCTTGTTGTCTTCAATTTGCAGAATCCTCAG ACAGAGTTCAAACGAATCCAATCACCACTAAAATACCAGACACGGTGCCTTGCTGCATTCCCTGATCAGCAAGGGTTTCTG GTGGGTTCAATAGAAGGAAGAGTTGGTGTTCATCATATCGATGATGCACAGCAAAACAAAAACTTCACATTCAAATGTCACAGGGAAGGAAATGATATATTCTCTGTCAATTCACTCAACTTCCACCCT GTCCATCACACATTTGCAACTGCTGGATCTGACGGTGCTTTCAACTTCTGGGATAAGGATAGCAAGCAGAGGCTAAAG GCTTTTAGTAGATGCCCCCTTCCCATTCCTTGCAGTACCTTCAACAGTGATGGTTCCATATTTGCTTATGCG GTCTGCTATGACTGGAGCCGTGGGGCTGAAAATCACAACCCTGCAGCTGCAAAGACATCCATCTATCTCCACAGTCCACAG GAAACCGAGGTCAAAGGAAAGCCACGCCTTACGACAGGCAGGAAGTGA